The sequence AGAATTGCAATATTTCAGCTGCTCACTGTACGGTTTCCTTCCGAATGCCACTTTCGGCGGATAACTTCCTGGTCAAGTTGGGACTACACAACAAGAGTTTCCCCAGTGAGCACTCCAAAACGTACGAAGTGGTGGAAGTCATCCGGCATGATTCATTCAATATAAATAACTTGAAAAATGATATAGCTCTACTAAGAACTGAAGAGGACATAACTTTCTCCGACTACATTCAGCCAATTTGTCTCTGGCCGGTGGAAAAATCTGACCTAAACTCGATCCTTACATCCAGAGGAACCGTAGTGGGCTGGGGAGTTGGAGACGAATACAAATTGGTGGACATTCTGCAGCAAGCCAGGTTATCCGTGGTGGATTACGCTACTTGTTTGAAAAGTAAACCGGAACACTTCAGCAAGTTGCTGGCAGATGACAAAAGTAATTTTTGTGCTGGTAACCAAAACATGACAAATGTCTGCGATGGAGACAGCGGCGGAGGGATGTACTTTCGATTGAACAACGCTTGGTATATTCGCGGTATTGTCAGTGCCGGAGCACGTACGGAAACTGAGAGACGATGCGATCCTCAGCAGTTCGTAACCTTCACCGATATACCGTATTATCTGAGGTGGATCTCACAGCATCAAGAAAACGTGAAGAAAAGGAACCTCCTCAATCTGGGAAGTTGTGGGTTGGATTTCTATAATATCACGGTTCTCGAGAACGAAAAATCAGTATTTCTTCAATATCCGTGGACTGCCATGCTTGAGTTTAAAAAGGAAAGTTCTCCAACGGTTCAAACAATTTGCAATGGAGCGCTCATTCACCCGAGATTTGTAGTCACTGCTGGACACTGTGTTGACGGTAACTTTAGGAAGCTTAAACTgtgagtaaaatatccttcactGGTTTAAGGATGCGTACAATTCTTCTCTTCCAGAAATTCAGTTCGACTGGGAGAGTTCAATCTGAAAACTAATCCCGACAACGGAATATCCTATAACGGTGAAAGTGTATCCACAacaattcaatcgattgaaatcgaaaaagtGTTCGAACATCCACAGTTCAATACACCAAGGTACGATAACAACATCGCACTTG comes from Malaya genurostris strain Urasoe2022 chromosome 3, Malgen_1.1, whole genome shotgun sequence and encodes:
- the LOC131434183 gene encoding phenoloxidase-activating enzyme-like encodes the protein MRVIPIVVLLLMLSTDCGFTAKGVPCGQKQLTFLAYIYKGNAALEADWPWHAAIFQKQNNGGEDYICGGSVISENFVLTAAHCTVSFRMPLSADNFLVKLGLHNKSFPSEHSKTYEVVEVIRHDSFNINNLKNDIALLRTEEDITFSDYIQPICLWPVEKSDLNSILTSRGTVVGWGVGDEYKLVDILQQARLSVVDYATCLKSKPEHFSKLLADDKSNFCAGNQNMTNVCDGDSGGGMYFRLNNAWYIRGIVSAGARTETERRCDPQQFVTFTDIPYYLRWISQHQENVKKRNLLNLGSCGLDFYNITVLENEKSVFLQYPWTAMLEFKKESSPTVQTICNGALIHPRFVVTAGHCVDGNFRKLKLNSVRLGEFNLKTNPDNGISYNGESVSTTIQSIEIEKVFEHPQFNTPRYDNNIALVKLKYPADISRPNVKPICLPTLDDYNELYTITGWRRVGRQSHVLSRDTALLEDLEKCESIYGNISIRLSSEGNHICGSYHHENVNYCFHFMSGAPLQYVKNADRKNQYFLKGLFSFGFPKCQLNYTDVFTNINKFTKWIASIVNGEDV